CTGGAGCTGGCGCTTCTGGCGCTCGTAGCTGCGGCGCGTGAGCTTGGTGTCGTAGGGGTAGTTCTCCCGCCACGCGGGCAGTCCGCCCGGACCGCTCGGCACCTCGACCTTCGCATCCTTGGCGGCCTGGACCTTGACCTTGGAATGGAGCTCGACGAGTTCGTCGACCTCGTAGCGGTTGTGGTCGTGCTCGATATCGAGATTGGTCATGCGGCCCCCTCGGCGCTGTGGGTCAAGCGGCACGGGAGGCGCCGCCGATCAATTGTACCGAACAGGGCGAGCGGTCCGGACGGGCGGGGTCGGACCCTCAGCCCAGCGCGGCGACGGCGGCGTCGTAGTCCGGCTCGGAGGTGATCTCCGGGACGAGCTCGGTGTACGTCACGGTGCCCGACTCGTCGAGCACGAGCACGGCGCGGGCAAGCAGCCCGGCCATCGGGCCGTCGGCGAGCGTGAGACCGAAGTCCTCGCCGAAGGTTGAGCGGAACGCCGAGGCGGCGGTGACGTTGTCGATGCCCTCGGCCCCGCAGAAGCGGGACTGGGCGAACGGCAGATCCTGGGACACGCAGAGCACGGCGGTGTTGTCGAGACCCGCGGCGATCTCGTTGAAGCGGCGCACCGAGGCGGCGCACACGCCGGTGTCGATGCTCGGGAACACGTTGAGCACGACGCGCGTGCCGGAGAACGCGCCGCTCGTCACCGCGCCGAGGTCGGTGCCGACGAGGTCGAAGGCCGGCGCCTGGGAGCCGGTGGCGGGGAGATCGCCGGAGGTGTGGACGGGATTCGATTTGAATGCGGTTTCAGCCATACCACCATCCTCGCCTGCCCGCGGCCGGCGATCAACCGTCCGCGGCGTCCTTCCGGTCCCGCCGGGCGGCCTCGCGCGCGGCCTCCTCCTCCTCGATCTCGTGGACCGTGGGCGAGAATCTCCGCTCGAACACGACGAGCGCACCCACCACCACGGCGCCGAGGAGGGCGAGCAGCACCGGACCGAGCACGGGGTCGTAGGGCGCGAGCAGGGCACCGGGGGCGCTCTCGTCGCCGCCGGACGCGGCCTGCCACGGCCACAGGGCGCGGAGCGAGCCGATCATCAGCCCGGTCATGACGAGCAGGGTGAGGCGGCGATGCCGGGTGAGGAGGTGCTTGAGCAGCCGCACGAACGAGGCGAGACCGACGAGCGCGCCGAGGCCGAACACCGCGATGTAGCCGAGGTCCCGGTCGTCGAGCGCTCCCATCGTCGTCGAGTAGAGGCCGACGGCGAGGAGGAAGAACGAGCCGGACACCCCGGGGACGACGAGAGCGCAGATCGCGATCGAGGCGGCGAAGAAGACGACGACGAGCGACGGGTCTGCCTGCGCGCCGCCGTCGGCGAATCCGATGAGCACGAAGGCGAGGGCCGCGGCGGCGACGACGAGCCCGGCGTCGAGCAGCCGGGTGCCGGCGGTCGGCGCGTCCCGGGACGGGAGCATGAGCACCGGCACGAGGATGCTCATCGCGACGAGCCCGAAGAACAGTCCGCGCGAGGCCTCGGGGTGGTCGGCGACGAAGCGGGCCATGATCCCGGCCGCGGTGAGCACGGCGGCGGCCATCCCGATGAGCACGGGGACGATGAGCATCCACTGCGTGCGGGCGAGCTCCTCCCGGAATCCGGTCCAGCGGTCCGGGCCGACGACGAGCCGCTTGAGCGCGGACAGCACGTGGGAGGCGGAGTCGATGAGCTGGTCGTAGACACCGGTGACGAGGGCGACCGTGCCGCCGGAGACCCCGGGGACGAGCTCGGCCAGGCCGATGAGGAAGCCGCGGACCAGGTCGAGGGGCAGAACCCACAGCGGGCGGCGCTCCGTGCCCGTCGTCATCCGGCGGTCCTCTCGCGGACCTGGCGCTGGATCCGGGCGAGCATCCCGCTCATCCCCCGCAGCCGCAGGGGGCTCACCTGGTCCTCGAGCGACAGGCGCAGCGGCAGCTCGGCGGGCACCGCGAGCACGGTCGCGGCCGGCCGGCCGTCGAGCCCCTCGTGGAGGATCCCGGCGAACCCGCGGGTGGTGGGCGCCTCGGGCGGGGCGCTGAAGTGGAGGCGCACGGTGCGCTCCGCGTCGTCGTCGACCTCGGTGACGAGGAAGATCGGCGACTGGCACTCCGGCACCGGCTCGAGGAACTCGGGGTGCTCGGCATAGCGCTCCGGGAGGTCCGGGAGCTCCTGGCTGAACTCGAGGAGGAGCTGGAGCTTGTCCGGATCCGGCATCGCGGCGAAGTCGTCGGCGATCTCCTGGAGACCGCCGGGCAGGGGTGCGGCCTCGGTCATCGTCGGGGAGCCTCCCCCGGCTCCTCGCCGCGCACGATCGGCACACGGACGACGTTGCCCCATTCCGTCCACGAGCCGTCGTAGTTCCTCACCCGGTCGAAGCCGAGCAGGTGGTGGAGGACGAACCACGTGTGGCTCGAGCGCTCGCCGATCCGGCAGTAGGCGATGACGTCGGAGTCCGCGCCCAGGCCGAGGTCGTCGCGGTAGAGCGCGCGGAGCTCCGCGGCCGACCGGAAGGTGCCGTCCTCGTTCGCGGCCTTCGCCCACGGCACCGAGTGCGCGGTGGGGATGTGGCCGCCGCGCAGGGCGCCCTCCTCGGGGTAGTCGGGCATGTGGGTGCGCTTCCCGGTGTACTCGTCGGGGCTGCGGACGTCGATGAGCGGAACGGTGCCGATGCTCTCGAGGACCTCGGGGAGGAACGCGCGGATGGCCGAGTCGTCGCGGTCGACGACGGGATAGTCGACCTGCGGGCGCTCGGGCTTCGCGGTGGTGAGCTCGCGGCCCTCGGCCTGCCACAGGGCGCGTCCGCCGTCCATGAGGCGCACGTCGGAGTGGCCGAACAGCGTGAAGACCCACAGCGCGTATGCGGCCCACCAGTTGGACTTGTCGCCGTAGATCACCACGGTCTCGTCCCGGCCGATGCCCTTGGACCCCATGAGCGCGGCGAAGCCCGCGCCGTCGACGTAGTCACGGGTGACGGGGTCGTTGAGCTCGGTGTGCCAGTCGATCTTCACCGCGCCGGGGATGTGCCCGGTCTCGTAGAGCAGCACGTCCTCGTCGCTCTCGACGATGACGACGCCCGGGGTGTCGAGGTGGTCGGCCACCCACTGCGTGCTCACCAGACGCTCGGGATGGGCGTACTCGGCGAACTTCGGGTTCGTGCTGTCGGCGGGTGCTCTCACGATGCCTCCACGGTCTCGGGTTCGAATGGTCCACTCAGCCCAACCGCACCGCGACGGCCGCTTATTCCCGCCCGCCGTCCGGCGCCCGGCCCGCCAGGCAG
This Brevibacterium ihuae DNA region includes the following protein-coding sequences:
- a CDS encoding sulfurtransferase, with the translated sequence MRAPADSTNPKFAEYAHPERLVSTQWVADHLDTPGVVIVESDEDVLLYETGHIPGAVKIDWHTELNDPVTRDYVDGAGFAALMGSKGIGRDETVVIYGDKSNWWAAYALWVFTLFGHSDVRLMDGGRALWQAEGRELTTAKPERPQVDYPVVDRDDSAIRAFLPEVLESIGTVPLIDVRSPDEYTGKRTHMPDYPEEGALRGGHIPTAHSVPWAKAANEDGTFRSAAELRALYRDDLGLGADSDVIAYCRIGERSSHTWFVLHHLLGFDRVRNYDGSWTEWGNVVRVPIVRGEEPGEAPRR
- the tpx gene encoding thiol peroxidase; its protein translation is MAETAFKSNPVHTSGDLPATGSQAPAFDLVGTDLGAVTSGAFSGTRVVLNVFPSIDTGVCAASVRRFNEIAAGLDNTAVLCVSQDLPFAQSRFCGAEGIDNVTAASAFRSTFGEDFGLTLADGPMAGLLARAVLVLDESGTVTYTELVPEITSEPDYDAAVAALG
- a CDS encoding DUF368 domain-containing protein, producing MTTGTERRPLWVLPLDLVRGFLIGLAELVPGVSGGTVALVTGVYDQLIDSASHVLSALKRLVVGPDRWTGFREELARTQWMLIVPVLIGMAAAVLTAAGIMARFVADHPEASRGLFFGLVAMSILVPVLMLPSRDAPTAGTRLLDAGLVVAAAALAFVLIGFADGGAQADPSLVVVFFAASIAICALVVPGVSGSFFLLAVGLYSTTMGALDDRDLGYIAVFGLGALVGLASFVRLLKHLLTRHRRLTLLVMTGLMIGSLRALWPWQAASGGDESAPGALLAPYDPVLGPVLLALLGAVVVGALVVFERRFSPTVHEIEEEEAAREAARRDRKDAADG
- a CDS encoding SufE family protein yields the protein MTEAAPLPGGLQEIADDFAAMPDPDKLQLLLEFSQELPDLPERYAEHPEFLEPVPECQSPIFLVTEVDDDAERTVRLHFSAPPEAPTTRGFAGILHEGLDGRPAATVLAVPAELPLRLSLEDQVSPLRLRGMSGMLARIQRQVRERTAG